A window from Salmo trutta chromosome 29, fSalTru1.1, whole genome shotgun sequence encodes these proteins:
- the rab14 gene encoding ras-related protein Rab-14: protein MTTAPYNYSYIFKYIIIGDMGVGKSCLLHQFTEKKFMADCPHTIGVEFGTRIIEVSGQKIKLQIWDTAGQERFRAVTRSYYRGAAGALMVYDITRRSTYNHLSSWLTDARNLTNPNTVIILIGNKADLEAQRDVTYEEAKQFAEENGLLFLEASAKTGENVEDAFLEAAKKIYQNIQDGSLDLNAAESGVQHKPSAPQGGRLTSEPQPPKEGCSC, encoded by the exons ATGACTACTGCTCCATACAACTACTCCTACATCTTCAAATACATTATTATTG GGGATATGGGTGTAGGGAAATCATGCCTGCTTCACCAGTTCACAGAAAAGAAAT TCATGGCAGACTGCCCCCACACTATTGGAGTCGAGTTTGGCACAAGGATAATCGAGGTGAGCGGCCAGAAGATCAAACTGCAGATCTGGGACACTGCGGGACAGGAGCGCTTCAGGGCCGTCACACGCAGCTACTACAGGGGAGCGGCAGGGGCACTCATGGTCTATGACATCACCAG GAGAAGCACATACAACCACCTTAGCAGCTGGTTGACTGATGCTAGAAACCTCACCAACCCTAATACT GTGATCATTCTTATTGGTAACAAGGCAGACTTGGAGGCCCAGCGAGATGTAACCTATGAGGAGGCTAAGCAGTTTGCTGAGGAGAACG GTCTATTGTTCCTAGAGGCTAGTGCAAAGAC GGGTGAGAATGTGGAAGACGCGTTCCTGGAGGCAGCCAAGAAGATCTACCAGAACATTCAGGACGGAAGCCTGGACCTGAACGCCGCCGAGTCTGGTGTCCAGCACAAGCCCTCCGCCCCGCAGGGAGGCCGGCTGACCAGTGAACCGCAGCCCCCGAAGGAAGGCTGCAGCTGCTAA